The Arachis ipaensis cultivar K30076 chromosome B05, Araip1.1, whole genome shotgun sequence nucleotide sequence CAATCATGTCAAGATCCAAAAGCATTAATATGTAATGGATATATGATCCTGAAGAAGGTAACAAAACACAAGTTAAAAAGAAAGAGATACAAACAACATTTGTGATGTCTAACAAGAAGAATCTCATCTACTTTTATCCTTGCAACAGGCCTCTAGATATCATTTCACGAAGAAGTTTCTCTGCTTTATCATTTTCACCGTTTTCAAATAGAGCACGAATGATTGTTTCATAAGTCACAGCATCTGGTAAGCAACCATTGTCTTCCATTTTTGTCATGAGTGCCACTGCTTCGTGAAGCAGACCCTCTTTGCAAAGCCCATTGATCATAATGGTGTATGTCCGCACATTTGGACAATAGCCTTTAATGGAAAGatcttgaaatatctcttttgcATTTTGAAGTCTTCCACTTTTGCACAGGCCATCTATAAGTATGCTGTATGTATATATATCTGGATCAATGCCACTCTCTTTCATTTGCTCGAATAACATAAATGCTTTGTCAACTCGTTTGATATTGAACATCCCATCCAACAAGGAATTATAAGTGACTACATTAATGGGTTGACCTCTTTCATGCATCTCGACAAGAAGCTCCAAAGCACAAGagattctctttgatttgctcaaGCCATCAATAAGAGTGTTGTAAGTTACCGTGTTTGGAACCAAGTACTTACGATGCATTTCTTCAAAGAGATTCAAGGCTTCATCGACCATTTTACTTTTGCACAAGCCATTAATCATGATACTGTAACTTCGAACATTAAGTGACACTCTGCTTTGGGCCATAGTGTTGAATACAAATTTTGCCTTATTTACCTCATTAACCAGACAATGCCCATCCATTAAGCTGTTATAAGTGACCACATTTGGTTTCACACCATGTTTTGTCATCAAGCCCAACACATTCTTAGCATCTTTGATCTTTCCTTCCTTGCATAGTCCATCGATCAAAGTATTATAAGTATAAACATCTGGAGTAATGTTTATGAGAATCATATCATTTAGCAAAAGAACGGCTTCCTTGAGTTGACCCGCAAGGCACAATCCATAAATTAGAGTGTTGTACGTGATAACATTGGGACAAATTCCCTTAGCAAGCATTTCAGAATATAAATGAAAAGCTTCACTTACAAGCGCAACCTTGCAGAGGCTATCAATAATTGCGCTGTACATTACGACATTAGGAACAATTCCATGCCGTGCGATCTTTCTCAACACATGAATAGCAGTTGATGTGTGTCCGGCCTTACAGAGCCCATTGATCAAGGTTCCATAAGTGACTTGGTCGAAGTGATATCCATAAGCCAGCACTGTGGCATGAAAGTGCAGTGCTTTTTCAACATTACCAGAGAGACAGAGGCCTTTCAGGATTGTTGTCAAGGTTACGGCATCAGGCTGAAAACCCATCCTGAAAATCTTGGCGAAAGCAGAGAAAGCAAGCGTCATACGACTCATGCCGCAACAACAATTGATTAACATGTTCAAAGTAAACAAGTTGGGAGCGATTCCCCTGGCTTGCAATTGCTGAAAAAGGGAAATGGCGGTGAGGAAATGGTTGGTCTTGGCAAGAGATCCCAAAATCTTGGTGAATTGGATGATGGACGGAGGGTGACGCATAGAGAGCATGCGAGTGAAGGAATCAACAGCTTCATCAAGTGATTGGGACCGAGAGGGAGAGTGTAGGGATGAAGTTGAAGGGAAGCAAAGAGGGAGAGCGGAGTGGGGAACAGAATTTGGGAATTGAAAAGCATATCTTAATTTGATTTGTGAGGATGAGAACAATGACAACATTCTTTTCTTGCAATAGGGAATGAATTGAAGAGTGCTTCCACCTGAGAGAGTGAGAGCGATATCAAGCTTATTTGATTTCTTTAATTTGCCAAAACTAAAGAATTAGTAAGTTTTAGGTTTAAAGAGACCAAAGTTAttgaatttggatcttctaaattttagatttttattttagaggataaAATATGATCtcttaccatttattttataggtgggactaaaaaaaaatatgagagaaaaactatttaatgttaaaaaattatattttatcctctaaaataaaattcaaaatttagagaattcaaaTATAAAGTTATTACTTGCTCTCTTTAAATCTATCTCTAATTGCAACTGACAAgctttttaaaaatatgataaatgTTGTACATgatcgaaaaaaaaattaaaaaatataaaaaatattattttttgagaaaaacaaatgagaggataaaaataaaataaacaattaaaacCACCACAACAACTTGATGAGATGCTAATTAAAATATGTTTGGGGCATCATTTGTTAAATAAAAGAAACCGAAATTTTGTTGTGTTCAATTGGTGCACGTTAAAGATCTTTGTTAACTGTAATAGAGTATTTGGGTTGTGTTTGTTTTCGTGGACAGGACAGAGAGATATGGACAGTAAAATATGTTTGGATAGAAAGATATGGACACTGGATACCGTGTCTTtgggatatattttttttatttttgtgttcaCTTCTAAACGAAAGACACGGATGAACACAGAAATAAGATGGTGGACacgaaattttaaataaaatcttttctcttttttgtcTATGGTTATTTTTCATTATTTCTCTATTATCCCTTATATTATCTTGTGAAAAATCCTATCCTTAGCTTTTCTTCACCGTTGTTTTCAGGTACTCTCTCTTCTTGCCCTctcttttcattcttcatcttcttcttgcttttttTGTCGTCGTCTTCTACTTCGATCTGTTCTTCCTCTTTTTTCACAGTAATATCTTCTTCTTGCTCTTTGTTTctatctctctttcttcttcttctttttcctaattcttaatcttcttttttatttctgattcttTTCTTGATTTTTTTAGGATTCTTCTCTCTTCTGATTTtgtatcttcttatctttttttttattaatttttttgtgcaGCTAATTACTGCTCGTTCTTGTTACAATTTTCGAAAGCTTGTTCTTATCTTTATCAGTCACATAATCAGGTATTACTCTGCCTATTCCCTTattgtttcttatttttattttatttttctattcaaaagAATTTCGTTCtgttttgtctttatttttttgtttttaattttttatgatttttcaatctAAAAATCACATAAGAAGAAGAGCTACATTCTTTT carries:
- the LOC107644202 gene encoding pentatricopeptide repeat-containing protein At1g62930, chloroplastic-like isoform X2 encodes the protein MLSLFSSSQIKLRYAFQFPNSVPHSALPLCFPSTSSLHSPSRSQSLDEAVDSFTRMLSMRHPPSIIQFTKILGSLAKTNHFLTAISLFQQLQARGIAPNLFTLNIAIIDSLCKVALVSEAFHLYSEMLAKGICPNVITYNTLIYGLCLAGQLKEAVLLLNDMILINITPDVYTYNTLIDGLCKEGKIKDAKNVLGLMTKHGVKPNVVTYNSLMDGHCLVNEVNKAKFVFNTMAQSRVSLNVRSYSIMINGLCKSKMVDEALNLFEEMHRKYLVPNTVTYNTLIDGLSKSKRISCALELLVEMHERGQPINVVTYNSLLDGMFNIKRVDKAFMLFEQMKESGIDPDIYTYSILIDGLCKSGRLQNAKEIFQDLSIKGYCPNVRTYTIMINGLCKEGLLHEAVALMTKMEDNGCLPDAVTYETIIRALFENGENDKAEKLLREMISRGLLQG
- the LOC107644202 gene encoding putative pentatricopeptide repeat-containing protein At1g12700, mitochondrial isoform X1 — encoded protein: MLSLFSSSQIKLRYAFQFPNSVPHSALPLCFPSTSSLHSPSRSQSLDEAVDSFTRMLSMRHPPSIIQFTKILGSLAKTNHFLTAISLFQQLQARGIAPNLFTLNMLINCCCGMSRMTLAFSAFAKIFRMGFQPDAVTLTTILKGLCLSGNVEKALHFHATVLAYGYHFDQVTYGTLINGLCKAGHTSTAIHVLRKIARHGIVPNVVMYSAIIDSLCKVALVSEAFHLYSEMLAKGICPNVITYNTLIYGLCLAGQLKEAVLLLNDMILINITPDVYTYNTLIDGLCKEGKIKDAKNVLGLMTKHGVKPNVVTYNSLMDGHCLVNEVNKAKFVFNTMAQSRVSLNVRSYSIMINGLCKSKMVDEALNLFEEMHRKYLVPNTVTYNTLIDGLSKSKRISCALELLVEMHERGQPINVVTYNSLLDGMFNIKRVDKAFMLFEQMKESGIDPDIYTYSILIDGLCKSGRLQNAKEIFQDLSIKGYCPNVRTYTIMINGLCKEGLLHEAVALMTKMEDNGCLPDAVTYETIIRALFENGENDKAEKLLREMISRGLLQG